A single genomic interval of Pseudorca crassidens isolate mPseCra1 chromosome 19, mPseCra1.hap1, whole genome shotgun sequence harbors:
- the POLR2A gene encoding DNA-directed RNA polymerase II subunit RPB1 isoform X3 codes for MSVTEGGIKYPETTEGGRPKLGGLMDPRQGVIERTGRCQTCAGNMTECPGHFGHIELAKPVFHVGFLVKTMKVLRCVCFFCSKLLVDSNNPKIKDILAKSKGQPKKRLTHVYDLCKGKNICEGGEEMDNKFGVEQPEGDEDLTKEKGHGGCGRYQPRIRRSGLELYAEWKHVNEDSQEKKILLSPERVHEIFKRISDEECFVLGMEPRYARPEWMIVTVLPVPPLSVRPAVVMQGSARNQDDLTHKLADIVKINNQLRRNEQNGAAAHVIAEDVKLLQFHVATMVDNELPGLPRAMQKSGRPLKSLKQRLKGKEGRVRGNLMGKRVDFSARTVITPDPNLSIDQVGVPRSIAANMTFAEIVTPFNIDRLQELVRRGNSQYPGAKYIIRDNGDRIDLRFHPKPSDLHLQTGYKVERHMCDGDIVIFNRQPTLHKMSMMGHRVRILPWSTFRLNLSVTTPYNADFDGDEMNLHLPQSLETRAEIQELAMVPRMIVTPQSNRPVMGIVQDTLTAVRKFTKRDVFLERGEVMNLLMFLSTWDGKVPQPAILKPRPLWTGKQIFSLIIPGHINCIRTHSTHPDDEDSGPYKHISPGDTKVVVENGELIMGILCKKSLGTSAGSLVHISYLEMGHDITRLFYSNIQTVINNWLLIEGHTIGIGDSIADSKTYQDIQNTIKKAKQDVIEVIEKAHNNELEPTPGNTLRQTFENQVNRILNDARDKTGSSAQKSLSEYNNFKSMVVSGAKGSKINISQVIAVVGQQNVEGKRIPFGFKHRTLPHFIKDDYGPESRGFVENSYLAGLTPTEFFFHAMGGREGLIDTAVKTAETGYIQRRLIKSMESVMVKYDATVRNSINQVVQLRYGEDGLAGESVEFQNLATLKPSNKAFEKKFRFDYTNERALRRTLQEDVVKDVLSNAHIQNELEREFERMREDREVLRVIFPTGDSKVVLPCNLLRMIWNAQKIFHINPRLPSDLHPIKVVEGVKELSKKLVIVNGDDPLSRQAQENATLLFNIHLRSTLCSRRMAEEFRLSGEAFDWLLGEIESKFNQAIAHPGEMVGALAAQSLGEPATQMTLNTFHYAGVSAKNVTLGVPRLKELINISKKPKTPSLTVFLLGQSARDAERAKDILCRLEHTTLRKVTANTAIYYDPNPQSTVVAEDQEWVNVYYEMPDFDVARISPWLLRVELDRKHMTDRKLTMEQIAEKINAGFGDDLNCIFNDDNAEKLVLRIRIMNSDENKMQEEEEVVDKMDDDVFLRCIESNMLTDMTLQGIEQISKVYMHLPQTDNKKKIIITEDGEFKALQEWILETDGVSLMRVLSEKDVDPVRTTSNDIVEIFTVLGIEAVRKALERELYHVISFDGSYVNYRHLALLCDTMTCRGHLMAITRHGVNRQDTGPLMKCSFEETVDVLMEAAAHGESDPMKGVSENIMLGQLAPAGTGCFDLLLDAEKCKYGMEIPTNIPGLGAAGPTGMFFGSAPSPMGGISPAMTPWNQGATPAYGAWSPSVGSGMTPGAAGFSPSAASDASGFSPGYSPAWSPTPGSPGSPGPSSPYIPSPGGAMSPSYSPTSPAYEPRSPGGYTPQSPSYSPTSPSYSPTSPSYSPTSPNYSPTSPSYSPTSPSYSPTSPSYSPTSPSYSPTSPSYSPTSPSYSPTSPSYSPTSPSYSPTSPSYSPTSPSYSPTSPSYSPTSPSYSPTSPSYSPTSPSYSPTSPSYSPTSPNYSPTSPNYTPTSPSYSPTSPSYSPTSPNYTPTSPNYSPTSPSYSPTSPSYSPTSPSYSPSSPRYTPQSPTYTPSSPSYSPSSPSYSPTSPKYTPTSPSYSPSSPEYTPTSPKYSPTSPKYSPTSPKYSPTSPTYSPTTPKYSPTSPTYSPTSPVYTPTSPKYSPTSPTYSPTSPKYSPTSPTYSPTSPKGSTYSPTSPGYSPTSPTYSLTSPAISPDDSDEEN; via the exons ATGTCTGTGACAGAGGGCGGCATCAAATACCCAGAGACCACCGAGGGAGGCCGCCCCAAGCTTGGGGGGCTGATGGATCCGAGGCAGGGGGTGATTGAGAGGACTGGCCGCTGCCAAACCTGTGCAG GAAACATGACAGAGTGTCCTGGCCACTTTGGCCACATTGAGCTGGCCAAACCTGTGTTCCATGTCGGCTTCCTGGTCAAGACAATGAAAGTTTTGCGCTGCGTCTGCTTCTTCTGCTCCAAATTGCTTGTGGACTCT AACAACCCAAAGATCAAGGACATTTTGGCTAAGTCCAAGGGGCAGCCCAAGAAGCGGCTCACACACGTCTATGACCTCTGCAAGGGCAAAAACATCTGCGAGGGCGGGGAGGAGATGGACAACAAGTTCGGTGTGGAGCAGCCTGAGGGCGATGAGGATTTGACCAAAGAAAAG GGCCACGGCGGCTGTGGGCGGTACCAGCCCCGGATCCGGCGCTCCGGCCTGGAGCTGTACGCAGAGTGGAAGCACGTCAACGAGGACTCTCAGGAGAAGAAGATCCTGCTGAGTCCTGAGCGGGTGCACGAGATCTTCAAACGCATCTCAGATGAGGAGTGCTTCGTCCTGGGCATGGAGCCTCGCTACGCCCGGCCCGAGTGGATGATTGTCACTGTGCTGCCCGTGCCCCCGCTCTCCGTGCGGCCTGCTGTTGTGATGCAGGGCTCTGCCCGCAACCAG GATGACCTGACACACAAACTGGCCGACATCGTGAAGATCAACAATCAGCTTCGGCGCAACGAGCAGAACGGCGCGGCCGCGCATGTCATCGCTGAGGACGTGAAGCTCCTCCAGTTCCACGTGGCCACCATGGTGGACAACGAGCTGCCTGGCTTGCCTCGT GCCATGCAGAAGTCTGGGCGTCCCCTCAAGTCCCTGAAGCAGCGGTTGAAGGGCAAGGAAGGCCGTGTGCGCGGGAACCTGATGGGCAAGCGGGTGGACTTCTCGGCCCGCACTGTCATCACCCCCGACCCCAACCTCTCCATTGACCAGGTTGGCGTGCCTCGCTCCATTGCCGCCAATATGACCTTTGCGGAGATCGTCACCCCCTTCAACATTGACAG ACTTCAGGAACTAGTGCGCAGGGGGAACAGCCAGTACCCAGGGGCCAAGTACATCATCCGGGACAACGGTGATCGCATTGACCTGCGTTTCCACCCCAAACCCAGTGACCTTCACCTGCAGACTGGCTATAAG GTGGAACGGCACATGTGCGATGGGGACATTGTTATCTTCAACCGGCAGCCAACTTTGCATAAAATGTCCATGATGGGACATCGGGTTCGCATCCTGCCCTGGTCTACTTTTCGCTTGAATCTTAG TGTGACAACTCCGTACAATGCCGATTTTGATGGGGATGAGATGAACTTGCACCTGCCACAGTCCCTGGAGACACGGGCTGAGATCCAGGAGCTCGCCATGGTGCCACGCATGATTGTCACCCCCCAGAGCAATCGCCCGGTTATGGGCATTGTGCAGGACACGCTGACCGCAGTGCGCAAATTCACCAAGAGGGACGTTTTCCTGGAGCGG GGGGAGGTGATGAACCTCCTGATGTTCCTGTCCACGTGGGACGGCAAGGTCCCACAGCCAGCCATCCTGAAGCCCCGGCCCCTGTGGACAGGGAAGCAGATCTTCTCCCTCATCATACCCGGCCACATCAACTGTATCCGCACCCACAGCACCCATCCCGATGATGAGGATAGTGGTCCTTACAAGCACATCTCTCCTGGGGACACCAAG GTGGTGGTGGAGAACGGGGAGCTGATCATGGGCATCCTGTGTAAGAAGTCTTTGGGCACATCAGCTGGCTCCCTGGTCCACATCTCTTACCTAGAGATGGGTCATGACATCACCCGCCTCTTCTACTCCAACATTCAGACTGTCATTAACAACTGGCTCCTCATTGAGG GTCATACCATTGGCATTGGGGACTCCATTGCTGATTCTAAGACTTACCAAGACATTCAGAACACTATTAAGAAGGCCAAGCAGGATGTAATAGAG GTCATTGAGAAGGCGCATAACAACGAGCTGGAGCCCACCCCGGGGAACACTTTGCGGCAGACCTTTGAGAACCAGGTGAACCGCATTCTCAACGATGCCCGAGACAAGACTGGCTCCTCTGCCCAGAAATCCCTGTCTGAATACAACAACTTTAAGTCAATGGTGGTGTCCGGGGCTAAAGGTTCCAAGATCAACATCTCCCAG GTCATTGCTGTCGTCGGGCAGCAGAACGTGGAGGGCAAGCGGATCCCGTTTGGGTTCAAGCACCGGACTCTGCCTCACTTCATCAAAGATGACTATGGGCCTGAGAGCCGTGGCTTCGTGGAGAACTCCTACCTGGCCGGCCTCACGCCCACCGAGTTCTTCTTCCATGCCATGGGGGGTCGTGAGGGGCTCATCGACACAGCTGTCAAGACTGCTGAGACTG GATACATCCAGCGGCGGCTGATCAAATCCATGGAGTCGGTGATGGTGAAGTATGACGCCACCGTGCGAAACTCCATCAATCAGGTGGTACAGCTGCGCTATGGTGAAGACGGCCTGGCGGGCGAGAGCGTTGAGTTCCAGAACCTGGCTACCCTCAAGCCTTCCAACAAGGCTTTCGAGAAGAA GTTCCGCTTTGATTATACCAATGAGAGGGCCCTGCGGCGCACCCTGCAGGAGGATGTGGTGAAGGACGTGCTGAGCAATGCACACATTCAGAATGAGCTGGAGCGAGAATTTGAGCGGATGCGTGAGGACAGGGAGGTGCTCAGGGTCATCTTCCCAACTGGTGACAGCAAG GTTGTCCTCCCCTGTAACCTGCTGCGCATGATCTGGAACGCTCAGAAGATCTTCCACATCAACCCTCGCCTTCCCTCTGACCTGCACCCCATCAAGGTGGTAGAGG GTGTCAAGGAGCTGAGCAAGAAGCTGGTGATTGTGAATGGGGACGACCCACTGAGCCGGCAGGCCCAGGAGAACGCCACCCTGCTCTTCAACATCCACCTGCGGTCCACGCTGTGCTCCCGCCGCATGGCCGAGGAGTTTCGGCTCAGCGGAGAGGCCTTCGACTGGCTGCTCGGAGAGATCGAGTCCAAGTTCAACCAAGCCATT GCCCATCCTGGGGAAATGGTGGGAGCTCTGGCTGCACAGTCCCTTGGAGAACCTGCCACCCAGATGACTCTGAACACCTTCCACTATGCTGGTGTGTCCGCCAAGAATGTGACACTGGGTGTGCCCCGACTTAAGGAGCTCATCAACATTTCCAAGAAGCCAAAGACCCCCTCACTTACTGTCTTCCTGCTGGGCCAGTCTGCTCGAGATGCTGAGAGAGCCAAG gataTTCTGTGCCGCCTGGAACATACAACGCTGAGGAAGGTGACTGCCAACACGGCCATCTACTATGACCCCAACCCCCAGAGCACGGTGGTGGCAGAGGATCAGGAGTGGGTGAATGTCTACTATGAGATGCCTGACTTTGATGTGGCCCGAATCTCCCCCTGGCTTTTGCGGGTGGAGCTGGACCGGAAGCACATGACTGATCGGAAGCTGACCATGGAGCAGATTGCCGAGAAGATCAATGCTG GTTTCGGTGATGACTTGAATTGCATCTTTAACGATGATAATGCAGAGAAGCTGGTGCTCCGTATCCGCATCATGAACAGTGATGAAAACAAGATGCAAGAG GAAGAAGAGGTGGTGGACAAGATGGATGACGACGTCTTCCTGCGCTGCATCGAGTCCAACATGCTGACAGATATGACCCTGCAGGGCATCGAGCAGATCAGCAAG GTGTACATGCACTTGCCGCAGACGGACAACAAGAAGAAGATCATCATCACAGAGGACGGGGAGTTCAAGGCCTTGCAGGAGTGGATCCTGGAGACGGATGGCGTGAGCCTCATGCGGGTGCTGAGCGAGAAGGACGTGGACCCTGTGCGCACCACGTCCAACGACATCGTGGAGATCTTCACG GTGCTGGGCATAGAAGCCGTGCGGAAGGCCCTGGAGCGGGAGCTGTACCACGTCATCTCCTTCGATGGTTCCTACGTCAATTACCGGCACTTGGCTCTCCTGTGTGATACCATGACCTGTCGTGGCCACTTGATGGCCATCACCCGACACGGAGTCAACCGCCAGGATACCGGACCTCTCATGAAGTGCTCCTTTGAGGAAACG GTGGATGTGCTTATGGAAGCAGCTGCACATGGAGAGAGCGACCCCATGAAGGGGGTGTCTGAGAACATCATGCTGGGCCAGCTGGCTCCAGCCGGCACTGGCTGTTTTGACCTCCTGCTCGATGCAGAGAAGTGCAAGTATGGCATGGAGATCCCCACCAACATCCCCGGCTTGGGGGCTGCCGGAC CCACCGGCATGTTCTTCGGCTCGGCCCCCAGTCCCATGGGAGGAATTTCTCCAGCCATGACACCCTGGAACCAGGGCGCAACCCCAGCCTACGGTGCCTGGTCCCCCAGTGTTG GGAGCGGGATGACCCCGGGGGCAGCAGGCTTCTCTCCCAGTGCTGCTTCAGATGCCAGTGGCTTCAGCCCTGGTTACTCCCCGGCCTGGTCTCCCACGCCGGGTTCCCCGGGCTCCCCTGGCCCCTCAAGCCCGTATATTCCCTCACCAG GGGGTGCCATGTCTCCCAGCTACTCCCCGACGTCGCCTGCCTACGAGCCCCGCTCCCCTGGGGGCTACACGCCCCAGAGTCCCTCTTACTCCCCCACTTCACCCTCCTACTCCCCTACGTCTCCATCCTATTCTCCAACCAGCCCCAACTACAGCCCCACGTCGCCCAGCTACTCCCCGACCTCGCCCAGCTACTCCCCGACCTCGCCCAGCTACTCCCCGACCTCACCCAGCTACTCCCCGACCTCGCCCAGCTACTCCCCGACCTCACCCAGCTACTCGCCCACTTCCCCAAGCTACTCGCCCACATCACCCAGCTACTCGCCAACCTCTCCCAGCTATTCGCCCACCTCTCCCAGTTACTCGCCAACTTCACCCAGCTACTCGCCCACCTCACCTAGCTACTCTCCGACATCTCCAAGCTATTCGCCGACGTCACCAAGCTACTCACCAACTTCCCCAAGTTACTCGCCCACCAGCCCTAACTATTCTCCAACCAGTCCCAATTACACCCCGACGTCACCCAGCTATAGCCCAACATCCCCCAGCTACTCACCTACTAGTCCCAACTACACACCAACGAGCCCCAACTACAGCCCAACCTCTCCAAGCTACTCTCCGACCTCACCCAGCTACTCCCCGACCTCACCAAGCTACTCCCCTTCGAGTCCAAGATACACACCACAGTCTCCCACCTATACCCCGAGCTCACCCAGCTACAGCCCCAGCTCGCCCAGCTACAGCCCGACTTCACCGAAGTACACCCCAACCAGTCCTTCCTACAGCCCCAGCTCACCGGAGTACACCCCGACCTCTCCCAAGTACTCACCTACCAGCCCGAAATATTCGCCCACCTCCCCCAAGTACTCTCCGACCAGCCCCACCTACTCGCCCACCACTCCAAAATACTCGCCGACGTCTCCTACTTACTCACCAACCTCTCCGGTCTACACCCCAACCTCCCCCAAGTACTCACCCACCAGCCCCACCTACTCGCCCACCTCCCCCAAGTACTCACCCACCAGCCCCACCTACTCGCCCACTTCCCCCAAAGGCTCGACCTACTCGCCCACCTCCCCTGGCTACTCGCCCACCAGCCCCACCTATAGCCTCACCAGCCCAGCCATCAGTCCCGATGACAGTGATGAGGAGAACTGA